Part of the Candidatus Zixiibacteriota bacterium genome is shown below.
CCTATTCAGCTCTTCGGCCGCCGCCGCCGACTGCTCCGCGCCGGTAGCGGTCTCCTTGGTGATAGACGAAACCTGCTCGATGTTCTTCGAAATCTGTTCGGCTGCCGTAGACTGCTCTTCCGATGCCGTGGCGATCTGCTGGATCATGTCCATCACCCGCTGCGACATCGCCACGATTTCATTCAGACTCGTGCCTGCCTGATCGGCTAATTCACGTCCCCGGTTCACTTCCTGAATACCGGACTCCATGGACTGCACGGCTTCCTGCGTTTCGGTCTGTATCCCCTTGATCATTTCGGTGATCTCGCCCGTCGCTTTGCCGGTACGTTCCGCAAGCTTACGAACTTCATCGGCTACGACCGCAAAGCCTCGGCCCTGCTCACCGGCCCGGGCGGCCTCAATCGCCGCGTTGAGGGCCAGCAGGTTGGTCTGGTCGGCAATGTCGTCGATCACGCCGATGATCTCGCCGATCTGGTCGGCGGAGTGAGCGAGCTTCCCGATCGATTCGGCCGACCCGCGGACGACTTCCGCGATCTTCTGCATTCCCTGAATGGTGTCTCCGACAATGCGGCCTCCCTTGGTAGCGGTCTCCGCCGCACCGCGCGAGGCGTCGGTGGCGTCACCGGCGTTGCGCGATGACTCCACGATCGTTGCCGTCATCTCTTCGACAGCAGTCGACACCTGGGCGACCTGTTGCGATTGATCCTGCGCCCCGCGTGCCATTTGCTCCGAAGATGAGGAGATCTCTGTCGCGGCCGATACGAGCTGGGACGCGTTGTCCTTCAATTGCCGCAGAATGCCGGTGAGATTCCGGATCATGGTCTTGAACGACAACCCGAGAACATCTTTGTCCGACTTCGGCTCGACCGTGGACGTGAGATCGTTCTCTGCGATCCGTTCAGCGACCACCGCAAGTCCCCGCATGTACTCAATCAGGCGGCGGAACGAGTCCGCAAGCGTCCCGATCTCATCGCGAGCCGCATACCGGATTTCATGTTCGACATCGCCCGTCGCTATCTGCTCTGCAATGCGCGCCATATCGGACACGGGTCGCGATATCCCGCGAGCTATGAAAAAGGCGATCCCCATCCCGAACAGGATCGCGCCGACGATGAAGATACCGGTCATGGTGATGGCTGAGGACTGTGCATCCTGCATCGCCCGGCTCTGATCTTCGAAAATCTCCTCAAGCGCACTCACCAGCGATTTCGCGTCAGTGGTCAACTGATCATACTGAGCATTGGCTTGTTCACGCCGGTCGACGACTGTCCTCATCGATTCGCCTATTCCGCGCGTCGCCTTCATGATGCCGTCGATCTGTACGGCTGCCTCGGCGTCGGCAA
Proteins encoded:
- a CDS encoding HAMP domain-containing methyl-accepting chemotaxis protein, with translation MSWKNLKVARKLYIGFGIVLGLAVAVGYAGWNGLNTVAVKVAVANRAADLIVVSKELGNNRVAFRTDTNQEHYETAMAKTDEMFVMFDEIRTLLNDDAGIAMVERARQFGTQYRETWTAWASVTAEQVRAMDDITADANEARLQYDALKSRADRQWGSALSTGGSSVSRAAQLKMAVDEMLRQYVELRVSYRNYRLTDERRYAEEMWAFVDGIVEVGTKAKASLADAEAAVQIDGIMKATRGIGESMRTVVDRREQANAQYDQLTTDAKSLVSALEEIFEDQSRAMQDAQSSAITMTGIFIVGAILFGMGIAFFIARGISRPVSDMARIAEQIATGDVEHEIRYAARDEIGTLADSFRRLIEYMRGLAVVAERIAENDLTSTVEPKSDKDVLGLSFKTMIRNLTGILRQLKDNASQLVSAATEISSSSEQMARGAQDQSQQVAQVSTAVEEMTATIVESSRNAGDATDASRGAAETATKGGRIVGDTIQGMQKIAEVVRGSAESIGKLAHSADQIGEIIGVIDDIADQTNLLALNAAIEAARAGEQGRGFAVVADEVRKLAERTGKATGEITEMIKGIQTETQEAVQSMESGIQEVNRGRELADQAGTSLNEIVAMSQRVMDMIQQIATASEEQSTAAEQISKNIEQVSSITKETATGAEQSAAAAEELNRQAEGLQAMVARFTLSESVE